A region of Piscinibacter gummiphilus DNA encodes the following proteins:
- the sctJ gene encoding type III secretion system inner membrane ring lipoprotein SctJ yields the protein MSFFRIHRGVARVLLLGLVVVLAGCKQDLHSKLAEADANEMLGVLLTAGLDAAKKSPDGKTWTISVEGDQLGEALSVLRANGLPAQAHASLGEVFKKDGLISTPTEERVRFIHGVSQELAATLTAIDGVITARVHVVLPNNDPLADNVKPSSASVFIKHRPEANVATLVPVVKNLVMRSVEGLSYDNVNVTVVAAAPLAPAVRHLVEKKASPSLAMMAMLGLLGTVLLLLGVATLRPAWLPAAVSGPAGRLLGRPAGAGGPEASA from the coding sequence ATGTCCTTCTTCCGAATCCACCGCGGGGTGGCCCGCGTCCTGCTGCTGGGCCTGGTGGTCGTGCTGGCCGGCTGCAAGCAGGACCTCCATTCGAAGCTCGCCGAGGCCGATGCGAACGAGATGCTGGGTGTGCTGCTGACCGCCGGGCTCGACGCGGCGAAGAAGTCGCCCGACGGCAAGACGTGGACCATCTCGGTCGAGGGCGACCAGCTCGGCGAGGCCTTGTCGGTGCTGCGCGCGAACGGCCTGCCGGCGCAGGCCCACGCGAGCCTGGGCGAGGTCTTCAAGAAGGACGGCCTGATCTCCACACCCACCGAGGAGCGCGTGCGCTTCATCCACGGCGTGTCCCAGGAACTCGCCGCCACGCTCACCGCGATCGACGGGGTCATCACCGCGCGCGTGCACGTGGTGCTGCCGAACAACGACCCGCTGGCCGACAACGTGAAGCCGTCCAGCGCCTCGGTGTTCATCAAGCACCGGCCCGAGGCCAACGTGGCGACGCTGGTGCCCGTCGTGAAGAACCTCGTGATGCGCAGCGTCGAGGGGCTGTCCTACGACAACGTCAACGTCACCGTGGTCGCGGCGGCGCCGCTCGCACCCGCGGTGCGGCACCTCGTCGAGAAGAAGGCATCGCCGTCGCTCGCCATGATGGCGATGCTGGGCCTGCTGGGCACGGTGCTGCTGCTGCTCGGTGTCGCCACGCTGCGCCCGGCCTGGTTGCCCGCCGCCGTGAGCGGCCCGGCCGGCCGACTGCTCGGCCGGCCCGCGGGGGCGGGAGGGCCGGAGGCCTCGGCGTGA
- a CDS encoding type III secretion protein HrpB4: protein MNAPLRRLLRAIDRKAGAWPTELHPAWVDAAAARLGPRAAAWCARVPPRRHAALLEHTYGLVWPDLAEFREPAHRLALLDRPSLLKVLATCALDGRRDSVRRSVGRVVRDLLIEGIGESAYERVLDGPTRGLQAAEPLGAVEANPERLAADGFRALCSQAAWRHPTLITMVRLCLPPGVSADAVPAAPSPRGADRVIDRLPDYFPELAWLFGSDMDRALSVSRTGSSAPMTSPH, encoded by the coding sequence GTGAACGCGCCGCTGCGGCGGCTGCTGCGGGCCATCGACCGCAAGGCCGGCGCCTGGCCCACGGAACTGCACCCGGCCTGGGTGGACGCCGCCGCCGCGCGGCTCGGGCCACGTGCCGCGGCGTGGTGTGCGCGGGTGCCGCCGCGCCGGCATGCGGCGCTGCTCGAACACACCTACGGGCTCGTGTGGCCCGACCTCGCCGAGTTCCGCGAACCGGCCCACCGCCTCGCGCTGCTCGACCGCCCGAGCCTGCTCAAGGTGCTCGCCACCTGCGCGCTCGACGGCCGCCGCGACAGCGTGCGGCGCTCGGTGGGCCGGGTCGTGCGCGACCTGCTGATCGAGGGCATCGGCGAAAGCGCCTACGAGCGCGTGCTCGACGGCCCCACCCGCGGCCTGCAGGCGGCCGAGCCGCTCGGGGCGGTCGAGGCGAACCCCGAACGCCTCGCCGCCGACGGCTTCCGCGCGCTGTGTTCGCAGGCGGCCTGGCGCCACCCCACGCTGATCACGATGGTGCGGCTCTGCCTGCCGCCCGGCGTGTCCGCGGACGCCGTCCCGGCCGCACCGTCCCCGCGCGGCGCGGACCGGGTGATCGATCGACTACCTGACTACTTTCCGGAGCTCGCATGGTTGTTTGGTTCAGACATGGATCGTGCACTGTCGGTGTCGAGGACGGGCTCGTCCGCGCCGATGACTTCGCCACACTGA